GTATGTATGCGGGATTTTTTATGAATCAATTTTGTAACTTGTTGAAATGAGTACGAAGAAACCAATGATAATTTCTGAGTGCTATTGATTTTATACTATGGACACTTCAAAGATTTTGGTGTAATTTTTGTTGATTGAGATGGTGGTGTGTTGTTGGTGTGGTGCATTGGTGGCTTTTTTGGGTATCTTTGTTCAATAATGAAGTGATATGTGATTGGGATGGTGATTTGATATCATAAATGATTTAAGACATAAgcttcttttttaagttatatatTGATATAGCTTTTGTACTTATTGTTATGGCATGATTTTGCCGCATCTTGTGCTTAAATTATgtctcttttatttaattaaatatttttttgccaaaTTCCAAGAAAAgatagaacatttttttttggtgtttttgtattctttcttttatttttaattttatttatcttcaacattttttttttgtatttttccttttactttctattttccttattttcaacatttattatttatcctAACAAGATTAGGATGTTTATGAATAAAACTAAAAGAGGATTGTGTATATCAGTAAACCCGATGCATATTTTACTCATGTACACCTATTTGTCTTCTACAAACAGCAACACTTTGGAATTATTTATCTATAATTTActaagtttaaaatatttataaattataaagtttaaaaacataattatttctctaaaacaaattaatctaaacatgcaatttatatattattatctatttgatgcttgtatttttttacatgtttGTTACAGACGGCTCATCTCCCCGGGCTTTTTAGCTGAACACTACTACCTATTTCAGCCTCTGGAAGAGGTAAGTTGTTAACTAGAATGTGTGTTTGTACATCAAGTGCTTCTGGCATGTAAGAGATTGCAGACAGTATTATGACGATGCTAATGCAATCCAATAATTTTCCAAGCATAAACTGTTTGGAGTGCCAATGATCCGTGACCAAGTCCATTCTGTCTCCTCTACAAGTTGTAATTCTGCCAACTGCCATAAGTGATGATGTTAGCTATATATGCAACTGTTTAGTATATCAATTTCAGCACCATACCACAACACCTTTTCAGTATCTTTGCTTCTGGCAGAGTTTGAATTAGCAAATTTGAAAAGGGAATTGGCAAAAGAGGTGAAATTGAAGCAGTCTACTAATATTCTATGGTATATGTTTCTAAGCTAGTTATAGTATTTGCTGTTATTGCTGTCTTGTAGTGGAAAGCTCCAGCAGACAATGATCAAAGAAGTTTGACAAATGTTAACTTAAATGCATAGACCTGAATCTTTATAGCACTGACAGcaaaaagatttaattaaatttaagctCACTTGAGATTAAGTAGAAGATTTAATGTTTGATATCTGGATCGGATCCACATGACCACATCCATCCTCcaagttttttttctaaataattagtattattttcaAAGAATGGATTGTGTGGTTATAAACTTGTAATAAGAGTTTTCCATCAGATAATTGGAATCTCAGTGAGCTAAGGTTCTTACCCTGCCATCTCTGAGCTCAAATATGACAGAACCTTCAGAAAATGGAATTGGTCTGGTGGATGCCACCTGTGTTGTATAAGATTCAAAGTCAATTCtctgtcattattttttttttaatttcaaaatgcaaTTATGTCATTTTTAACCAACAAGTAACTACTATAGACTAATATTTACCTTTGGTTCACAATTTAAGTTAAGGTCAGCAAGGTTATCTTGGTCCTTGTTCAAGCCAGATGCACAATTTTCATCGATCCGAACTGGTTTCTCCTCATGGACTCCACCTCCAATATGTGCTTCACCAATTTTATTTCCCATAGAGGGGAAACCACAATCCTTCCACTTCCATGCATTTTTGTCCATGTATCTCAGGTGTACATTTCCATCTGAACCAATCAAAAGTAGTTGATTTCCTTCAAAGCTAGGACCAGGTGAACCAACCAGTATTACACCTTTATAAGGTGTTCCATGTTCTACCCAGTTCCATCCGTACCATGTATTCCACTGGTACTCAACAAGACCACCTTCTCTTGAAAGCATGAAAAGAGAGCCTGATAGTGATTTTGTTGATGGGCTTATAACTGTTCCAGGAAACTCTGATAGAATCAAATGTTGAGATTGGTAATGCTCATGCCACAGATCAGTCACTTTGTTGTACTGATATAGGCGACCATTTCTTCCAGTGACAAAGACTATATTTTCCCTGAACAATTCTTGGTCAACTATACTTGCAACTTTAACATTTTGAGGATTTTTGCAGTCTTTCCATTTAAATTCCCTCATGTAAACCTGGGTAGAACATGTAAATATATACTTCATATCTTGCTTGTGTAGCAGTATTTGATGTCTAAAGAGTTTATTCcctgaaaattttaatattttatccgtatgtgtgtgtgtgtgtgataaaTAAAGTATTTCATTCAGTTAAACATATATGAATACATGAAGTTCATGGGAATGAATATGACTTTAATTTGACTAcgtttaattaattcatttatgcCAGTTGCCTTGTACTGTAAAGTGACAAACTTCACGAAAATAAAGTTCTTAAAGGTTCAAAGGGCAGAATTACCAATGTTCAAGATACGATCTGCAGAAGTTAAGGAAGTGCTATAATCTTTTTGTTAAGAGGCATAAAATCTTTGATGTATCTTTACCTAACACCTTAAGCTTTTTGACGTGTTATTCCTTCACACTTCTAGCATCTTTTATCAAGCCTTGTATCTCAAGTATTCTAACTTCTAAGGAACCAAAAGTAGATAGGTTACACCTATAAGATATTATCATCTTGTGCCTTATATTTTAGTTTGAGATATTGTGTTACTGTTTACCTACCATGAACTGCAGTAATCTTCCATTTTTGCTCACAAAGAAGATTGAATCTTCAGTTGTAGCCCTCCTTGCTTTACCTGGTAATCTATCCCATGGTTGTCCTCCAACAATACTTCTTCCTTTCCTCATAGCAGTGCAATTCCTCCATGCTATCTCATTATCACTCCATTCTCTAAGGAACAAACTCCCAAATGTATCAGCCATGAATAAACTTCCATTGTAGCTCCCCACTATACCATTCATAGTTGAGGAGCTATCATGCCTCAACCATACCCATACATTCTCGATACAAACGTATTCGAAAACCAAACCATCGTTTGTTATTAAGAAGAATGACTTGCCTTCATACAACAATCTTAACCGGAAGTTACTTCTAATCCAGTCATCTGGCAGATTGTATTCTTCTGAAGATTTATTCGGTTCACCACTTGTGCCTAGAAGCAAGTAATAATTCTGTGCTTGGCTTTGCTTTCTCCTACCTGTTACTGAACTTATTCCTGAATCATTTGACTCATCTTTTGTTCCTGCCATGCAATTCCGGGGGCCACGTTCTTCTGTGCAATATTCTGCATTCCATCCTTCACTCTCTGGCACATCTAATATAGTCCAAACATATTTAGTTGATGCTTTCCTTCGAAAGTTTTGTGGTACAGATGGTCCTGAAGTTTCACCACCTAGTCCTGCTAGATGCAATTCTGCAAGTCTACCATCATCTAGTGCAAACAGTATCCTCCCAACTTGTAATGGTAAGCCAGCTATACCTCTTGCTGCTTTTGCATGTAAGGGATGCTCATGACTTCCCCATGCTCCTGGAAACTGATTGTTTGGAACAGTTCCTGTTTTCGTGTGAGAATTCAATGTCTAGAATTTAGAATTCAGATTGAAAACTCTATTGTTGGTACATGTATATTGAATCATACAGAGATAGCATTCTATATCTTGTTACTCTTCTATAACTTAATTCTGCATATATGGTTTTCAATGGGAGAATATATATTGCAAATACTAGTTATTCTTGTGAGTAGGAAATATCAAGAACAGTGTTTACTGTTTAACGAAGTTGAAGTAAAGAATCTGATCGTCAAATAATCTTGTTAGTATTTTGTGATGCTTGAGTATATGCTGCAATAAGCTTTCAAGAAATTGACAGATTGAGAATTATGATAAGGATTTGACTACATAAGAGTTAACTATCAAGAGAAACAGGGCACCTCCCCTGGGAAACTAGTGTCTTTTTCCTTACTTTTTTAATCTCTATTCAGGAACCTATTCCATATCCCCATTAGACAATTCAACTACATGCTGTCCCTTATTTACTTTGTAAGAATTGGAATAAAATTTCAGATGGAAGATAGGTTTTGGTGATGGTGATTGCTATACAGCTGTTTACTTAGTTAATGAGATCAATATATAGATGTAGGGACTAGGGACTAACGGGAATCCACAAAATCCAGAAAGAATTTAGTTACAATAGGGGAAAATCAGAACTTTGTCTCACACTCCTTTTATGTATTGATAGATAAGGAACGAAACTGAAAATCCCTAATAGTAAAGTTTTTATATGCAGTGAAggccaaggtagtcatatcatCTTAAAAGCAAATAGCAATCATGGATAATAAAGTTAAAAGATTAAGCACAATTGGATGACTGACCTAACTGTTTTGGCATTTGATACTCAAAAACAGATCCAGTTGAAGTAGGAAAGAATAAAGAAATGAATGTTTCGCTTGATTCATCTTGCAGCGCTAGTGTAATCGATGTCAAAGTTTGATGTTCAGGACTTCCATGGACTACCCATTTCCACTTCCTTTGATGTAATCTTCTCTCCACCAAAGTACCTTCCTGTACAATTATCaaatatctttgaaaaaaaaaatggtgtccAAGACAGGATAGGATCACAGAAATAAATTCTTAAATGGCTTCATTAAGATCAAACTCTAGGTTTTGCCAAGCTATACGTGCTTAAATGAATTTCCTTTGAAACATTTCATTGAACTATCAACTTGAGAGTGATCATTCACGACTAGCTTCCTGATTACTTTCCTTTACTGAGCTCAAAATGATTTGCACTCATATTCTGATAATGGTAGATATGTTCATTAGATAAATTCATTAAGAGTACCTTGGTCAAAAGAAACAGAGATTCagaatgatcaccacttaatcCATGTAAAATGCACCCTTTAGATGGTAACAAAGGTGAAACTTTTGCCGTTTTTTCTTGCCATATGTGCTTCTTCCACGATGGTTTTGATTTTCTATCATATTCATAAAGATCTCCGGCAGAACTACATCACCACATCATCGGTTAAACTTGTCAGACTCCAAAAAGGTGAAGAATGACGTTTGATACAGCAATGTGGtccatgaaataaaaaaagaactataCATTTTAACTATATTTTCTGTAGTTTCTTTAGCATTTTATTTGTGAGTCAACGTGCTTCAAGTAACACACATATCACCCACCTTATCGTGTATACTACTTCTCGTTTAGAAGCAACAACAGCTATAGCTGCAACATTTGCTCCAGCTGGTTGGCCATGATTTGTCCATCTGTTCTATATATATTGGCAAAATAGGACAGAAATTAGTAATATTTGCTTAGGATTGAACTTGTTAGATTCAAATATGTGCTCCAAAACTTGAGTTTTACCTTGGAGACTCAACCGCATCAAGTTCTACCAGTGTTCCATTCTTTGTACAGAAATAACCTCTTCTGTGGACAATGCAACAACACAAACGAGGCATTATGATAGGTATCAGTAATCATGGAATTCTAATATATCCTTGTGTTATATATGTTTAATCTCAGAAACTAAAATTTCAATGTGTACTCACGTCCCATCATCTGACACCACACCAGACTTCATCAATATCAAAGAATTTTTCTCCTGATCATTATCTGTGATTTGATTGAGTGTATATGAGAATTCAACCCAAACTGGCTGTGAAGTTTCACCAAGTTGCAGATGCATCTactaaaaaaacacataatcaGTCAACACGAACAACAAAGGTATTGTTGCAGCAGTTCCAACAACTTTCAGAATACAAATCATATTTAGTGACTGATTTAAATTGCATGCCAAGTTGCCAAGCTACATGCATGTATTGTTTAACATGTATCCGAATAGTAGAGTGGATATTCTGAATGAAATGGAATTTAGAGAACAGATATTTATAACCTCATACAGATTTCCTGATTCGGATAGAGCAAGAATCATCTGATTGATGATAAAAACAGCAACTGCATGTCCTGCTGATATTGGCAAGTCATGAGGGGCAAACACCCATTCTAATCCATTCCAAAACCTCTCATAGATAGAGCCACTTTCACCAGTGACCCACACAGATGTCTCAGACATTTTGTTCAATGAAATTCTCTTTCTCAGAGGCATCAGAACCACATCCAAGGGCCCCGCTACTATTTTAGCTTCCTTTCTGTCCAGCCTCGTCTTTTTGTCATCAAATCCATGTTCTTGATCcaaactttctttctttctgttcTTCACTTTACCACACTCGCCATCACTACCAGATATCATCAGATCACAAGGCAGTTGCACTTCAACCCATCTATCAGCTTCTTCACTGAACTTCCAAAACGTATCAGTTTTCTGCTCAAACCTTCTATTGCTTTGCTGAAAAAACTGATATGGATGACAGCATGAAGCACAATCCACAACAGTACAAAAGCTCACAGACAAGAGCCCCCAGATGCCACATATCAAATGGAACATTGACATGGTGGCATGCATGCGGAGCCAGATAAAAACAGAAACTCCAAAAATTCAGGATTTGTAGGTTATTCTAAGGATACTCTTGGTACTTGGTAGGTGTGTGAAATATGAGGGTACCCCGTATGGGCCATGGATATAAAGGCTTCGATCATCTGATCAAAGAACTCAACTTTATGGGATAAATGGTTTTTTCAAGTAAAAGGGAATTCACTATTTTAGATATGAATATGTTGGGGTAGTGATGAAAAGAAGGAAGCAGGTATTGATTCTCATATTACAACTACCTCAAATGGCTTCTGTTTTCGTCAACTTTGAAGTTAAATATCTTTtaaagtttgtttaaatttaaaagaaaataactttaaaataagtatttaaaaaaaaatctttttaagaaATAGACAGGATTTTGCttctttgaaaaaacaaaaaaactgattattttaagtaaaaatattttagataaacCCATCAGAAAAACAGAAATATTGAAGGCCAGTTGCTGAATGGATAAAAGTTActctatgtttattttattaaaaaaaattctttcttaaaaaaaaaaaacacttaaacaAACCTATGCATTAACAGTAAAGTAAAAATAACATGAAACAAACAACCTGTTTTCCACGCAGCAGTTTAACTACCGTGTTACTTTTCTTTCTACATCGTAGAGCTAGGTAAGTAGAGTCCTCATCGGTTCTATTTCTAAGAAGCTGCTTTATCGGCTCACCAAATTAAGATTACTTCCCGCCCTTGATTTTATCATCATAGTGATGTTTAGGGGACAGATTTTGATAAATTGTTGGTTTGTGTTTGTAAAGAAATGTTAATAAGATTCTAGCGTCGACTTTAATTTACAACTAGGAATACAGATTCCAATTTCCAATACCGTGACAAAGATGCTGCAACCGACTAGGATTGTGATATGTGGTAACTGTCATTGGATGATCAGAAGCTACCAACCAACCAATGGCTCTGATATTGCGTTGCATTTTGACTGTGATTAGAAAATGTTACAAGCAAGTTTCGTATCACACGGGTTTGTGAGAGTGAGAGATAGAAGGATGACCTCATAtagcattcatttttcttttgaaagacATTTAGTGATGAAAAGGACGTGGAACACATCAGCATTTGGAAGTGATTGGCCTAACTAAGGCATTTATAAACAACGTACATAATGAATGTACTTATGATTTTACTGCTGGTAGTAAGAAAAGTTAAGTTAATTGTGCTAGCTTGCACTTTTTCTATGCCAATaagtttgattaaaaaatagtgAAGCCGGTGCTGAAGTGGTTGTGGCATCTTGCGTACGTAATTCCATCACTGTCACATGAGCAATTATTTCTACAATTgtccaattacaaattatttgttttttttttctttttaaaacagAAAAACTCAAAAGATCGTATTTGAGGAGGCTTTGAGATTCTCATTACCCCCACAACGCGATCATGAAAGGCCCCACTTTTCCTTATACAACATAATAACGTGCTAAATTGTTTATCATGGTCTTCTAAATATGAGGGCGCTGACTTGGTCACACTTACATAAGAAACACCTTCCCTGTTACATTCTCTTTTGTGAAGTTGTGATTACAACAAGGTGTGCCTTTTCACTGTattgtttgaaatatttttagagATTAATAATCgatgatgattattattattattagtaatttacATAGTAAATGTTtactttatataattaaaatttacaataaataaaatatttatattataattaaaattcataatgaataaatatttttaataaatagattatattttaaacttataataaataattaaaattacgataggaggttatttttaattaaaaaaattattgtttaaatttaatttagatataaatataaaatatgatatctATATTATATACATATGAAAATGTTTTTCAGAAGAAATGTTTACACATGATATCTAGGAGCTCtatgtaataaatttatttgaatttttttaaaagaaaattcatttgaaattaaaaaacacaaaagttaTATGTATAATAATGGGAATGTAACTATAATAATTGATtgcaatcatattttttataattttaattataattcagtaaaaaaattataattataataattaaaatgattaataattatttataatagttatacatgtattataattattattaatatttatattattaataaaccaATTGTTCATTAACATGtgcaactaataaaaaaactaattacgcacataataatttaatgcataattatttgcatacaaaataattttatgacaatTATGACATTAAAAAACTAATCTTTATAGTATCTTGTGATTGAGCATAAATAtgactaatttatatttattttttcttaaaagtaaCAGATATCTCCCAATTCGTTATAATTCATTATAATTcagtaagtaaaaaaatattttaaatattcaacATGAAATactcattcattcattttttaaaatatttaattattttaaagtaattaagagtaatgtatattttaattcagATTAATTAATaccattaatatattttgattcaaaattacaatgtattcaaattaagataagatataaataatttattgagaaaacataaatttaattcttattttaatttccataAGATATAGTAATTAATGAACCTTCAACGGACTATTTATATTACACAATAgtaattaataacttaaaaaatgttatatttatgaTACATTATTGATATTTagcataaaaatatcaattttagcttataattcctaattcaaaattcttatatattaaaaattttaaaattttatatcatttttcaaaaactaacatatgttgtgaatgacatgtgTCACTtgaattacaattttaatttaaaaatatataataaaaaattttaattttataaatattttatttttatgtttattttaacgGGCAACTCCCAATTTAGATTATTTGCAATATTATCTTTCGATGATTATTTAAATCACCAACCTACtgaacatataattaattattatttctttcattgtatttttttaaaaggttaccagatatataatcaaatattaataatagacAACAGTAACTAATAACTAAATGCTTAAAATAGATagataaaagttataaataatttttaatagaaaagtttttaaaatatatatttaaaatgtatgctataaaaatatttaaaaacaaccTTTATCTGTGCATTTCACTAGTCACAAACACTCTAGTTATGtatatactttaaaatatattggaaGATAGGTTTGATTAGAATGACAGGAACTATAATCCATACTCATCATCAAAACCCTATTAGATCTAGtttctaaaattcaaatttgtcaaaattaattttgagacaaatcagataaataaaatttagttcaCTGTAAGTATTTTTAATCTGAATTAGAATTTCACTTCAGTAACTTGTACTAATATTTAAGACAGATCTTTATCAGGCATGTTACATACAAGAAACTTTAATTCTATTTAaagaacaataacaataacatttaaaaaaaactacatcTAAATTTTATCCTatataaaattagtaaaataagaTAATTCAGAAACACTCCTAATATAGTAGGACGGCCTAGTCGATTAGTTGACAATTAGTCCATTTTAAGTTTCGGTAgaccattaattaatttattaactacACTCACTGCATTAATAAATGTTTAGTTGTGCAGGACGCTAAAAGAAACGCGAGTAATTAATTTGCCAGCAATAACATTTATACAAGTTAGATACCTCACTTTTTTGAAGTAAATTCATCTTTAAGGTGAATAGATAAGGATATACTGTTGATATAATTTAAGGAAATCACGATTTTAACTCATACTTTTTTCTTAAGAAGTTTTCGGACTCACATGTTAAACAGTACCATAGTAGCACTGTTCAAACCCACTCCCCGGTGAtataacaaggacatcaatcaataaaatttccctaataatctatttttataatttattcatgTTATATAGATACGTACACACAGATATAGATATATAGATAAATATAGACATgaatacaaatattaaagataaCTATAgtccataaaaaattataaaatttaatctcaatttcagttaattttaattgttaactACTGAAAAAGCCAGGTCCAGGTCGAGAAAGAAACCCCTCCCAGCATCTTTACCCATCTTCATCATATCTTCAACAGCATAATAACCAATTCTGGAAGCTTCAAGCACTGCTCAAACGGAGTTAAGAAGTAGTAACTTTTGAAGCTTTAGAAACAAAACTAGAAGTCATAATAGTCATATAATTATAAAGAAGTTCATACCATGTGTTCTATCAGGGGAAGCAACTAATTATCTAAACAAGCAATTGCCATCCTCGTTTCTGCTAGCATAGCCTGCAATAGGAGTGCGGCAAGACCCTTCCAACGTTTCTTCTGACTCAGTGAAGCAATGTATTCTGCATGCAAGAGTGGAACCAGAAAAAGCAGAATAGAACAGAACACTGCCATTCCGTTCTGTCCACATACCAAAGCTACCATTGTATGACCATCCTTAGTTCAACAGAGAAACCATCCTATCTAAGGAatgatttttaagaataaagaaCATAAGAATCCCAGATCCACagcaattttatctaaattacAATTGGTTACAATCAAAATATTAACCAACCCCTCCCTAGATGAAAAATTGAATGACTCCTATAGATGACATCAAATATATAAAGTACTGAGTCACCAAACAGATGGTCCACAGCTAAAAGCCATCTCACAAGAAGAAAGCGATGATAATGAATTGATGATATCAATACCCATTTTCTCTCAAGGAAAAAGGCATTGGAAATCACAATTGTATTTTGGGTTTTTAGGATAACAAtgagaaataaaagataacgAAAATATAAAGAGACAAGAGTACTGAGTTTAATATTAATGGAAACATTGTATAGTGGAAGGTTACAAGCTTACATTTAGAGATGGATATCTGTGGAGTATCTGTCACTTTCATCTGAGTGAAGGCAGTACCAACAACAGTTCCAGAGGGTAGATCAGCCAGTGAAACCGCActcaaaaatataaatgcatCTCTTACATCCTCACGTGGAAGGTTGCATGGTAGAATTGTTTTATCAGGTAAGTAGGAAAATCTTTCATTGAGTGGACAGCAATGTCAATGTCACCATTTATGAGTGCCTCGTCTAGACTTTTAAGAAGACGTAGATAATGCCTATTATCTTACAATAAGACTCTCAATCCTGGCATTGTCTATTACTTTACACTCATTGCCCTCATAAAATTTTAAGTATTACAAGGCCTGGATGTTAGGTTCCAGCAAAAATAATCTGCCTTTTGAGTCTGAGTGCTGGAAGCTCACTAACTGATTCGATAGATGCTGGTTTTCTTCTTGACAATATGTATATCAGTGAGTCAGAAAAGGTCTGCTCAAGGGTTAACACAAAATAAAGATGCTATGAAATTTTCTTCAACCATGCACCAATGGATGGAAGGATAAATGAGTTGTGATTGGAATTAATAGCATACTgtttaggaaaagaaaaaaggaacttCCTTTTTTTAGTCATTCATGTCTCTACTCTAATTGGAATACAGGATTATATGCttcatcatatatataaagCTAAGAAATATTATAAGCAGCCTATAATGACTGTTTctataagagaaaaatatatacagAAGAATTTCTTGAACTCTTACCAATCAGATTTTCATCACTTTATGAAGAAAATCACAACTGTACAGCAAAAAAGATTTCTATTATCCCTCTATCAATCCCTTGCCTtctatattctttttattagaGATTCTATTGATGCTTGGATTCTACTTCCTTCCATTTGCCTCACTGCTTGAGATGCCTCATGTAGATGCTGAATCCCACGACCCAAACTAGCAATGGAGGGGGCAGCAGGGAGAGACTCAACAGCACACTCGATCCCATCACCATACAAAAGCAGGCTTGTACAAGTTCCAATACTGCCTGCAAATGTAGCCCAAGGCAAGAACCCAACAGGTCGCACCTTCCGCTTCCTCATTATTTCATAGAAAGCTGTTCTCATGACCGAAATACTGGTTTTCTCAGCTGAGGCTATAACACCGTGAGCAACAGCTCGAATCTTTTCAGCAGATGCTGCTGCCTTCATGATGCCAGACGTTTTGACTCCTGAAGTCGCAATCCCTGGAGCCGCAACTTTAGAAGGGCCGAAGGCAAAAGCCAGCACCTTCTGCATCTGGCTGAGACCGATTTTGAGTGAAGTGGGAATTTTGAAAGTGACAACCTTCACTAGTGTTGATGCAGGGACTACTTTGGTCAGTGATGAAGCTCCTAAAACTGCTGTTGCTCCAGCCCCTACTGCCACCATAGGTTTATCTGTTAATAACCGcttcttctcactatgattcAACGTAACCCCTTTACCCTCAGAATTTGTGATCAGTTCTCCAACCAACTCTTTGACTTCAACAGGAAGAGGAGTATCCCAGTGTTTCCTAAGACCAGCCAAGGCACTAGCATCTACCACTGCCACAATGGTCTTAAACTTATCAGTCTGACTCCGGATGGCCTGCGCAAAGAGTGCGTGCGACTTGTCATCAACCGGAAGCTCCGAGAACTCAATCTTATCTGACTTTGCAGCACTTTTCCTGTTAATCGGCCTCAAGCCCTTATTATTCAGAGCAATTCTAAGCCCCTCAACAGCA
The nucleotide sequence above comes from Glycine soja cultivar W05 chromosome 11, ASM419377v2, whole genome shotgun sequence. Encoded proteins:
- the LOC114377358 gene encoding uncharacterized protein LOC114377358 isoform X1, which encodes MHATMSMFHLICGIWGLLSVSFCTVVDCASCCHPYQFFQQSNRRFEQKTDTFWKFSEEADRWVEVQLPCDLMISGSDGECGKVKNRKKESLDQEHGFDDKKTRLDRKEAKIVAGPLDVVLMPLRKRISLNKMSETSVWVTGESGSIYERFWNGLEWVFAPHDLPISAGHAVAVFIINQMILALSESGNLYEMHLQLGETSQPVWVEFSYTLNQITDNDQEKNSLILMKSGVVSDDGTRGYFCTKNGTLVELDAVESPRWTNHGQPAGANVAAIAVVASKREVVYTISSAGDLYEYDRKSKPSWKKHIWQEKTAKVSPLLPSKGCILHGLSGDHSESLFLLTKEGTLVERRLHQRKWKWVVHGSPEHQTLTSITLALQDESSETFISLFFPTSTGSVFEYQMPKQLGTVPNNQFPGAWGSHEHPLHAKAARGIAGLPLQVGRILFALDDGRLAELHLAGLGGETSGPSVPQNFRRKASTKYVWTILDVPESEGWNAEYCTEERGPRNCMAGTKDESNDSGISSVTGRRKQSQAQNYYLLLGTSGEPNKSSEEYNLPDDWIRSNFRLRLLYEGKSFFLITNDGLVFEYVCIENVWVWLRHDSSSTMNGIVGSYNGSLFMADTFGSLFLREWSDNEIAWRNCTAMRKGRSIVGGQPWDRLPGKARRATTEDSIFFVSKNGRLLQFMVYMREFKWKDCKNPQNVKVASIVDQELFRENIVFVTGRNGRLYQYNKVTDLWHEHYQSQHLILSEFPGTVISPSTKSLSGSLFMLSREGGLVEYQWNTWYGWNWVEHGTPYKGVILVGSPGPSFEGNQLLLIGSDGNVHLRYMDKNAWKWKDCGFPSMGNKIGEAHIGGGVHEEKPVRIDENCASGLNKDQDNLADLNLNCEPKVASTRPIPFSEGSVIFELRDGRLAELQLVEETEWTWSRIIGTPNSLCLENYWIALASS